The nucleotide sequence GGAAAGAAGAGCCCGAAGAACTTCAGGAATTCCTGAAGCTGATCCAGTTACGCTTTGAGGTTTAATGGCTCAACACTTGTTTCCTATGTGAATCCAGCTTCAAGAAGATAAACAAGAGCATGGTAAAAGAAAGCAGTGAAGATCCCCCGTAACTAAAGAAAGGCAAAGGAATACCTATAATAGGGAATACACCTATGGTCATACCTATGTTTACCATAAAATGGAAAAAGATAATAGATGCTACGGAATATCCAAATATCCTGGAAAACTTATCCTTTTGCCGTTCTGCAAGAAAAACCAAACGGCACAAGAACACTACATATAAAGCAATGAGGAGACTGCTTCCGATCCAGCCATGTTCCTCGCCTATAGTGCAAAAAATAAAGTCTGTACTTTGCTCAGGCACAAAATCAAATTTGGTTTGTGTGCCCTGCAAAAAACCTTTTCCTGCAAATCCACCGGAACCAATAGCTGTTTTAGATTGAATGACATTCCATCCAAAACCCTGAGGGTCTGACTCAGGGTCCAGCAATGCCTTAATCCGGGCCTGCTGGTGAGGCTGCAAAACATCATTGACAAAAAAGTCTGTTCCATAAACCACCCCTATAGAAACAACCGCCAAGCCAGCAGCAATCAAAATCCTATTGATCACAAGCCGTTTTAAAGTACGTTTTCTTAGTTTATACAACTGGCTTATAATAAAAATGGATGTCATAGCCAACAGAGCGAAAACAATATAAAGGTTTTCTTCGACCACAAGGGCCACAACAAACAACACAACACAGCCAATACCGGCAACTAATAGAACCGGCGACAACCCCTCTCTATACAACACCAGCACAAAAGCTGAAAATACCAGCACAGTTCCTGTTTCATTCTGAAGTAAGATAAGTATAGATGGCAGCAAAATTAAGAAAGCAACCATCCGCTGTGTTTTAAACTTAGAAAGCTTCATATTGACTTGTCCCAGATAGCTGGATATGGCCAATGCAGTCCCTAGTTTTGCAAATTCGGCAGGCTGGAGCCTTATTGGCCCTAATACAAGCCACGACCTAGACCCCTTGATGTCCGGTGCAAACAAACAGGTGAGGACAAGTACCACTATAACCGCCCCGTATATAAAAAAGGCAAATGAGCTATAAAACTTATAGTCAATAATAAAGATTGCAAAGATCAGCAGTGTAGCAATCCCGATCCACATGAGCTGCTTTCCGGAATTAATAGAAAAATCAAAAATGCTCATTTGTGCATCATGATCATAAACGGCAGCAAATATGTTGAACCAGCCAAATGTTACAAAAGTGGCATAAAGTGCAATCGTCAGCCAATCAATATTTTTAGAAAGATTATCTCTCAATTTATATCTAATATTTGATCTTCGTAGAATTTCTTATCCAGGATATATTTCTCCAAATGTGGCCTGGTAATAGTATCTGAAATATATTTCTCTATCATTAAAGAGGCAATTGGTGCCGCCCATGTACCTCCAAAACCTGCGTTTTCAACAAAAACCGCAATGGCTATTTTAGGGTCATCTTTTGGCGCAAATGCAATAAATACAGAGTGGTCTTCGCCATGCGGGTTTTGGGCTGTACCGGTTTTCCCGCACATAGGGATCCCTTTAATTCGAGAACGCATCGCTGTTCCTGAAGTGACCACTTTTTCCATTCCGTCAATTACCACATCAAAATGCTTCGGGTCTACTCCTGTATCATGCTTCTTGCGATATTCCGCCAATGGCTTTCCTTCCTCCCCGATTGCTTTTATAAAGTGCGGAGTGTAATAGTGTCCCTTATTGGCAATAATAGCAGCAAGGTTAGCCATTTGCAGCGGCACTGCTCCGATTTCACCCTGACCAATACCAAGAGAATAGATAGTGGTAAACTTCCAACGTAGATCACCATAAATACGGTCATAATAACTATTGCTAGGAATATTTCCTGGTTTCTCACTAGGAATATCAATGCCTAAGCGGTTTCCAAAGCCAAAACGGGTAATATGTTCACGCCATTTGTCAAAGCCGATTTCCGTATCTTTATACTTATTAGGGTCAAGATCCTGATTAAGAATATTTTTAAACACTAGGTAATAATATGGGTTACATGAGTGCTGTATTGATCCCATTACGTCGACCGGAGAGTCATGAGGGTGACATTTCACCAGTGCTTTATTACAAGGATATTTGGTATTTTCATTAAGCACGCCCATTTGCATGGCAATAAGGGCCTGAGGGATCTTGAAAATAGAGCCCGGAGGATACATGGCCATAAGAGGCCTGTTAAACAAAGGCTTCAAAGTATCCCTTTCAAGCCTCAAATAGTTTTCTCCAAAATTACGGCCTGTCAAGGCGTTAGGATCATAAGATGGCGCAGAAACAAAAGAAAGGATTTCGCCCGTAGAAGGTTCGATAGCCACAACACTACCTCTTTTATTCCTCATCAACTTCTCACCGTATTTCTGAAGTTCCAAATCTATAGAAGCGGTGAGGTTTTCGCCTGGTACAGACAAAGTATCATACATTCCGCCCTTAAAAGGTCCTTTTTCTACACCTTTTACATTTACCATTACATGTCGCACCCCTCTTCTACCTCTCAAATGTTTTTCATAATGCAACTCCAATCCGCTCTTACCGATATAGTCACCGCTTGAATAGTAATTGTCTTCCTGCCTATCAAGTTGTGCTTTGTCAATTTCACGGATATACCCTAAGGCATTTGCTAAGCTTTGGTGAGGATAAGACCTAACAGTCCTGGCCTGGGTATAAAAACCTTTAAAGTCTACAAGATAGTCTTGAACTTTTGCAAAATCTTTGATTGAAAGCTGTTTGATAAACGGCCAAGGCTTAGACCAAGATCCTTTAGGAGGAGTCACAGCATCTTTCATCTTCACTTCAAACTCTTCTTTGGTCAACTTGAATAACCTGCAAAAAGCTGTGGTGTCAAGGTCTTTCACCTCTCTAGGAACGACCATCAGGTCAAACACCGGATTGTTATATACAAGCTCTTTACCGTTTCGATCATAAATAAGTCCCCTGTAAGGGTACTCTACGATACGGCGTTTAATATTTTTCTGGGCTTTCATCTTATAGTTATCGTCAAACATCTGCAATGACAAAAGTTTGATGATATAGACTAGACCTACCAGAACAAATATTCCCTGTACAACTATTTTCCGGTTTTCAAACATCAGATTCGTTTCGGACTTTTGAACAAGTACTGTAATAACGTAATTACAAATACTGTAAAGATACTACTGGCAAAAGTTTTTAATAATATTCTTCCAAAATTGGAAATGCTAAGTACTTCAAGGAAAAACAGGGCAAAATGATGGGTAAAAACCAATATACCCGCATAGGTAATAAACCACTGAAAGCCGAGAGATTGCACAGAAATTTCTATTCCTGTATCATATCCACCTCTTGGCGTAAGCAAATTTATGACATGCGCCCTGATATAGGCTATTAACACAGAAGCAGCAGCATGAATTCCCAAAGTGTCATAAAAAATATCAACGACCAGACCAATGGCAAAGGCAGAGAGCATCTGCACCACCTTTGAAGTTTCTATAGGCAACAGCAGTATAAAACCTATATAGACAAAGCAGAATGCCACATTGAACAAGGAAACATTGAGAAAAAGTACAACCTGTAAACCTGCAAACAGGAGAAAATATAAAAAGTACTTAAGCGTATTTTGAGATTTCATTTATTTGCCTTCTTTTGGCCTTGATATCAATTCCAGAGAATCCCTTTCCTGTCTTAGGGAATTATCAATAGCATAAACATAAGATAGTTTAGTAAAATCTACAGAGAGCCTGACCCGGATATCATAATCGCTCCTGCCTTGATCTAACTTGAAGTCCTCTATAGTACCTATCATGACACCAGCGGGGTATATGGCATTATATTCGGAAGTCACGATAGTATCTCCGACAGAGATTTTATGGTGCCTCACAACATACAAAAGATTGGCAACGGCAGGGTCAGCGCCATCCCACTCAACAGTACAATCAATATTTTTACCTTTGATCTTAGAGGCCACTTTCATGCCTGAGTTCAGGAGAGAGACTACAGTAGAGAAGTTATTAGAAACAGCTTTTACCCTTCCCACTACACCACCGGCAGCTATCACACCCATATCAGGCTTAATGCCATCTTTAGCACCTTTATTCAAGGTAATAAAGTTATTGGCCCTGGCCACAGAATTGTTGATTACCTTGGCAGGGATAAAACTAAATTGATTTTCTCGCAAAAAATCAACGGTATCTAAAGAAGTGTTCTGTTCGGATTGCTGATAGCGAATCAATAGTTCTCTCAATTGTGCATTTTCGTAAGCCATGTTTCTATTTACATCCGTAAGCTTAAAATAGCCGGCCACGTTATTTCTGGCAGAAAGCACCTGACCGGCATAATAATTAGATGTATTAAAGAACGAAGCTCCTTGATAACCATTATGCTTCACTATCAGCCACAGGCAAAACGTTTCCAATGCAAGGAAAAACAGAAAAGACCTGTGCCGATAAAAGAATTGAAATAAACTATGCATTAAGAGATTTTATGACATCAATACTGCTTTATAGCTATTAATATCTTTAATAGCTATCCCCGTACCGCGCACGACAGCTCTCAGTGGATCTTCGGCCACATGTATTGGGAGCTTAGTTTTCAGTGCAAGGCGCTTATCCAGCCCTCTTAATAACGCACCTCCACCGGTAAGATGTATTCCATTGTCATAAATATCTGCAGACAATTCTGGCGGTGAAATCTCCAACGCCTTCAAAACAGCCTCCTCTATCTTAGAGATGGATTTATCTAAAGCAAAAGCGATCTCAGAATAGCTAACTTTGATTACCTTAGGAATTCCTGTCATCAAGTCACGGCCACGAATTTCATAATCCTCAGGTGGCGTATCAAGTTCTGTCAGGGCAGATCCCACTTCGATCTTGACCCGCTCGGCAGAACGCTCACCAATCAGAAGGTTGTGCTGTCTTCTCATATAGTCGAGAATATCTTTGTTAAAGACATCACCTGCCACACGTATAGACTGTTCACACACAATACCAGAAAGTGCAATAACCGCAATCTCTGTTGTACCCCCTCCAATATCAACAATCATAGAACCCATAGGCTGCTCAATGTCAATGCCCAAACCAATGGCCGCAGCAATTGGCTCGTGAATCATATACACCTCTTTAGCCCCGGCATGCTCAGCAGAGTCGCGAACAGCTCTTTTCTCAACTTCAGTAATACCCGAAGGGATACATATGACCATACGATGAGAAGTAGCGCCAACAAGCTTTTTATTGCTGTCAATCATTTTGATCATGCCCCTGATCATATGCTCGGCAGCATGGAAGTCAGCAATCACTCCATCTTTAAGTGGACGGATGGTCTTGATGTTCTCATGCGTCTTTTCGTGCATTTGCATCGCCTCACGCCCTATGGCCAGCACTTTGCCCGAAACTTTATCCAGAGCAATTATAGACGGCTCATCAACTACGATCTTATCTTTATGGATAATTAAGGTATTGGCTGTACCTAGATCTATGGCTATGTCACTGGTAAAAAAATCAAATAAACCCATGTTTTATTCTACTTTAAGGATAAGGTTATACCTCTGTCAAATGATAAAAATCAAAAATTAGTTTCAAAAACAGCATATTTACAAACTGTTTTTTATAAAACGCCCAAAGATCAAATATATTCAATCTGTATTAATGTTTAAAATGTCTCAGACCTGTAAATACCATTGCCATGCCTCTAAGGTTACAAAAATCTATAGATTCTTGATCTTTTACTGATCCCCCAGGTTGAATTACTGCTTTAATGCCTGAATTGAAGGCAATTTCTACACAGTCAGGAAATGGGAAAAATGCATCAGAAGCCATAACTACTTTGCTGTCTAACTTAAAGCCAAATCCTTCTGCCTTTTCAATGGCTTGTTTCAAAGCATCTACCCTGGAGGTTTGACCCACACCACTGGAAATTAACTGATCTTCGGTAGCAAGAACAATGGCATTGGACTTCGTGTGTTTACAAATCTTAGCAGCAAATATCAAAGCCTTTTTCTCTGCATCTGAAGGAGAAGCAATGGTTACCGTCCTAAGGTCAGAAACCTTCTCTGTCTTCAAGTCTTTGTCCTGCTGAATAACACCGTTCAACAAGCTCTTGAACTGCACCTTTGGAAGCTGTACGTCTTTTCTTTTTAATATGATTCTGTTTTTCTTAGACTTCAGAAGCTCCAAAGCATCATCAGCGAAAGATGGGGCTATTAAAACTTCGCAGAAAAGTTTGTTCAACTCTTCGGCAGCAGCCATATCCACTGGCCCATTTGTCACAAGGACACCTCCAAAAGCAGAGATAGGATCAGCGGCCAATGCCTTTAAATAAGCTTCTTTCACTGTACTGCCCAATGCCACTCCACATGCATTGGTATGTTTAAGAATAGCAAAAGCCGTTTCCTCAAACTCATCTATTAAGGCAACTGCTGCATCCATATCAACTAGATTGTTATACGACAATTCCTTACCGTTGAGTTTCTCAAACATTTCACTTAGGTTACCATAGTAATACCCATTTTGATGCGGATTTTCGCCATACCTAAGCATGCCGGTAGTTTGAATACTGCTTTTGAAAGATGGCAGGTCTATATCTTTGGTAAAATATTGATAAATAGCAGAGTCATAATGAGAAGAAGTGTCAAATGCAAGTGCAGCGAACATTTTCCTGTCAGATAGGTCTGTAGCACCATTTTTTTCGCGCAAAACATCTTCCAACACCGAGTAGTGGTTTCTTGAAGATAATATTACCACATCCTTATAGTTCTTGGCCGCTGCCCGGATTAGCGAAATACCTCCAATATCTATTTTTTCGATGATTTGATCATCTGATGCTCCAGAAGCCACTGTTTCCTCAAAAGGATATAGATCCACAATAACCAAGTCAATTTCAGGAATATCAAACTCTGCAGCTTGTTTCTTATCGTTCTCAAGGTCTCTCCTATGCAGGATGCCACCAAAAACTTTAGGGTGAAGCGTTTTGACCCTGCCTCCAAAAATTGAAGGGTAACTAGTCAAGTCTTCAACCGCTGTTACTTCCACGCCCAGCTCTTCAATAAACTTTTGGGTACCTCCTGTAGAGTATATTTTGACGCCATTTTCATTCAACAAACGTACCAGTGATTCCAGGCCATCTTTGTAGAATACAGAAATTAATGCAGATTTGATTTTTTTGGATTCCATTACTCTTATCCTTTTATACTTTGGGTTATTAATTCGTCAATGATTCTTGGGTAGTGTTGATGCTCAAGGGACTGTACTTTTTTGGCGACCATTTCTGGAGAATAACAGTCTCCTATGTCGCAAGCCGCCTGAAAAATAATTTCCCCCTCGTCGTAATTTTCATTTATGTAATGTACGGTTATACCAGTTTGCTTTTCTTTAGCATCCAGCACAGCCTGGTGTACATACATTCCATACATACCTTTGCCACCATAAGCAGGCAAAAGTGCAGGATGGATATTGATGATTTTACCAGGAAAAGCCTCTAAAAGCCTATCAGGTATTAGCCACAAAAAACCGGCAAGAATTACCCAATCGGTTTTTAATGCTTTGAGCTCATTGACAATTACGTCACTATGAGCAAATTCTTCTTTGTTAAAAACCCGTGTCGGGATATTAAACTTTTTTGCACGTTCTAAAGCATATGCATCCTTTTTATTACACATAGTAGCTACTATGTTCACATCTTTCCTGTCACGGAAATATTCAAAAATTTTTTGAGCATTGCTTCCTGAGCCGGAACAAAATACAGCGATGTTTATCTGAGAGTCTTTCACGAAAATATTCAAAAGACAAATATAATTATTCTATTTATATAAATATCATGCCCGCAAGTCCTGAAAGCATAATAATCTTACACAAGACGCTAACTTTATGAAATTCTTTGATAGTATCAGCATTTGACAACTGATACAGCAGGTAGCTTACAGGAAAAATTACCAAAACAATCAGCGCTACAAATAGTTGACTGCTGATAAAAAACGAAGCATAAAGTATAAAGGAAAGAAAAATTCCGGAAATTATGAAAATGAAATTTCTGGTACGCCTTATCCCCCACAAAACAGGAAGTGTTTTGCAGCCAAAAGAGGCATCTCCCCTTGCATCTTCCATATCTTTAACAATTTCACGTATCAAAGATATAAAAAATGCAAAACCTCCATAAACCAGTGCATGCGCCAGCCCAGCCTGAAAATAGTACGATGGCAAAACGACGGCTACCCCTGTCAATAAAGCTACCACAAAATTGCCGCTAAACGGCTGACGCTTCAGCTCATTGGAGTATAACCATAGAGCACCCCCGCAAGCTATATTAATAAGCATGATTCTCCAATTTAAAGCTGCCCCCAAAAGCACCCCTGCTACAGTAAACCCCAAGTGGGCCACCATGGCTATTCGGCGATTTAGGTACCTGCCAACTACAACTTTCTGAGGCTTGTTTATGATGTCTATTTTTACATCATAATAATCATTGATAATATACCCTCCCGCAGCTATTGATACCGTAGAACATACCAAAATGAATAAATCAAAAGAAAACAACGTTTCTAAGTGCGGAAGGTATTTTCCTACTATAAAAAGGGCAACAAAATACTGACTAAGGGCTATAATAACAAGGTTCTGCAAACGCACGAGACGATAAATAACTCTAAGTACATATCTTAGATGTTTAAGTAAGTTATTTTTCATGAGTCTCTTGCAGCCCTATTTTTAAGGAAATGATTTTCGATCTTAAATTACAACATAAAACAATCTAGTAAAAGAAACCTGAAAATTTTAGATAAGCTTTCCCCAAAAATCATATATATATGTATAGGTCAACTATTTTCCATATGGCGCAACAGAGCTTTGTCCAGCAACTACCAGTTTTCAGGTGTCCATTTACCTTGCGCTTTCATGACTTTTTCTATTACATCGCGCACAGCTCCTCTACCGCCATCTTTTGGGCTGATGTAGGAACAAATAGGTTTAATGTCTTCTGCTGCATCATTAGGGCAAGTTGGCAGCCCTGCCAGTTTCAACATTTTATAGTCAGGAATATCATCGCCCATATAGAGGATGGACTCATTATCTATTTTCTTACCTTTAATATATTCATTAAAGACCTTAATCTTATCCTTTACACCCATGAAAATATCCCTAATGCCGAGAAACGTTAACCTGTTTTTGACCCCTTCTTCAAAACCACCAGTAATAATAATAATGTTATATCCGTTCTGGACAGCTTTTTCTAAAGCATAGCCATCCTTAATATAGAACCTACGTGCATGCTCGCCATTAGCATAAGACACAACGCTGCCGTCTGTTAACACACCGTCAACATCAAGAATAAAGGTAGAGATTTTACTGAAATCAGCCATAATAATAGGATTTACAGTAAATGTAGGAGAAAATTACTCCTTTCTCAATAATCGTTTGGTCAAAATTTTATAAAGGTCTTTCAACGCCGGCTGGCCTGATAAATAAGAAAGGTGCTTCTCCAACGTTTTCACATCTTTGCGAACGGCTGGCCCTGTTTGCGCTTCGGCAGGAGATAAAAGAAAAGCCTTTTCCATTGTTTCTGCAATCAAAGGCTTCAACACATCAAATGGCAGGTTTGCCTGTTTGAGTATATTATCAGAAATGCCATATAAATGATTGGTAAAATTGCAGGCAAAAACTGCTGCCACATGCAGAGAAAGGCGGTCAGCAGATGATGCTCTATAAATATGCTTACTGACAGCACTTACCAATATTTCAATTAATTCATATACCTGCTCATCAGACCCTTCTAAAAAAAAGGGTACATTATCCAACTGAACAGCCTTAGACTTAGAAAAAGTCTGCAATGGATACATAACACCAAATTGCTTAATACCATCAAGTACCTCAAGGGGAGCGGTACCTGAAGTGTGCACAACTATAGAATGGTCAGGAACTTGTAATTGCGCTACTACTTCCGAAATGTAATCGTCGGGTACGGCAATAACAATAACATCTGATTTACTGGAAGAAAAATCTGGACAGTCTAGTGCAATGGCATCATAAAGCCTATGCGTTAAGTTTTGGGCATGGTCTTTATTTCTGCTGTATATTTCTTCTACTTTAATACCAGCATTTTCAAAAGCCGGTGCCAGATTCCATGCTACGTTTCCGGCACCGACAAAAGATATTTTATATGAGGCGGGCATTACTCCAAGCCTTTGTCTCTCATTTTAGCGAACTCAGTATACCTTCTATAAACAGCCATACCTATACCCAACATAAGTACTAGAGTTCCAATCCATAGCACATTGATAAGTGGTTTTTCAATGGCTTTTAAGATGATATAATCCTTTTGCGTAGTATTTACCTTAAAGTGGAACTCTCCCGTCTCGGTATTTACATTCACAAGAGTAATTTTTAAACCAAGGTCTTCAAAAACTTCAGGTATCTGCCCAATCATTTCATCCTTAACAACAAACATAGGCTCTGCAACAATGTCCTCGTCAGTTTTTAAGATGGCAAGTTTAGACTTAACGGCAAACTCCTTTTCATTGAACGTAAGTCCAGGAAGGTCTTTCTCTAAATCCACACCTTTAAAGACAGTGATATAGTCATTCCACACAACAGTATCGCCTACCTGCAGGTGATAGTCCTGATCTTCGCTCCACTTTTTATCATCATCTGCTACCGGAATAGAAGACACGTGGGTATACAGGTCTTTTCCAAAATACCTTTTAATATCAGGCGAAGCCAAAAGCCCCATCTGAGGGTTTATCTGAGCTCTTGGGAAAAGTGTAAATACCTGCCCATTGTCTTTACGGTACTCTACTTCAAAATAGATGTTTTCGCCATAAATGTTAACGGTATCCCCTTTGCTGAAAAGCTTCTTGTCCTTATTATAAATATCTTTTTTGGCCAAAACTATATCCGCATCCATCGTTTCAACAAAGGCATTTTTAGGGAAGAAACCAGACATCCCTCTAACCTCAAGCCTCGGGCCTTTGTAAATAAGCTCATAGTCGTCCATGCGCATCGCTTCATTTCTCCACAAAAGGACGTTTTCCTGATTCATCTGATCAGAAAACTCTTTGGAATAAAGCATACCTGAGTTATTTAGAGAAATAACCTTAGAGTATCCTGATGAAAACAAGATCCCTATCAGCATTAGGCCTACACCAATGTGGGCAAAAGCACCGCCAGCCAGTTTGTAGTTGTTTCGGAAGACATTATATAAAATAGAGCCATTGCACAAAACAGAAAAGACTGCTGCGGTAGTCAATAAGATGTAGGAAAGCTGAGAAAGCTCTGCAAAAAAGATAATAGCACTAGAAACTACCAATGTCAAAATCAAAGGAATGGCAATAGCATCCCATAGTTTTGCTGGGTTCATTTTTTTCCACCAGAAAAACTGTCCAATACCAGAAAGAATGGCAATACCAATGGCAAACCATATCTGCCAATTGCTATAGTAGATTTCCTGATCTGCTGGCGGAGCTATGTTAGACTCACCGCCAAAAGCTTTTATGATGGCATTGAATACAGGAATAGAAGTTGTGTAAATAACCTGGAATGCAGCAAGGCAAAGCACTGAAATACCTGCAAAGACCCAGAATTCACGAGAATATACCGTTGTTTCTTTCTCAGTAACCGGAAGCGCTTTCCATCTCCATGCGATCATAAAGATAGATATAAAGACAAAGAACAACAGGTATATGAGCAACTGTCCGCTAAGTCCTAGGTCAGTAAAAGAGTGTACGGAGGCATCGCCTAATATACCGCTACGTGTCAGAAACGTAGAGTATAAAATGAGTATAAAAGTAGTACAAACAAGAATGACAGACAGTTTTAAAGCGCTACCACTGTTTTTGAAACTAATCATTCCATGAATACTACCAATCAAAATCAACCAAGGCACGTAAACAGCATTTTCTACCGGATCCCAGTTCCAATAGCCACCAAAGTTAAGTGTTTCATAAGCCCAGTAGCCACCCATTAAAATACCAGCACCTAAAGTAATAGCTGCAAACAACGCCCATGGCAATGCCGGCCTAATCCATTCTTTATATCTTTTTTGCCACAGTCCTGCCATACAATAAGCAAAAGGGACTAAAGTAGCGGCAAAACCAAGGAAAAGCACCGGAGGGTGAATAACCATCCATATATTTTGAAGCAACGGATTCAGCCCGCTTCCATCTTCTGGAATAAAATCAGGGTTACTGACAAAGACCGGCAAGTCTGCCATCTGCTCTCGTAACAAGACAAAAGGCGAACTACCTATTTTAAGATCTATCAAAGGAATAACCGCACCAATAACCATAGAGGCCAGAAATGCCTGCACAGCACAGAATATGGTCATTACTGGCGTTTCCCATGTTTTATTGACTTTAATAAGTACTACCCCTAACAAAACATGCCAAAACATCCACAGCAAGAAGCTACCCTCTTGCCCTTCCCAGAAGGCAGAAATCATGTAGTAAAAAGGAAGTGTTTGGGAAGAGTGACTCCAAGCGTAATGGTATTCGTAATAATGGTTGCTGATAATCACATACAGTGATGTCACCACCCCCATAACAGCAACGGCATGGATGTAAAAAAAGACTCTGGCAAATGATCGCCAGCTTTTTAATTTATCTTCATTATCCAACGATGCTGATTTTTCCAGAACAGTAGAACGGAAAAATGCAATAGTTGCAATTACGGCGGAGAGGAACGCAGTAAGGACAAGAAAGTGCCCAACGTCCCCAATAATAGATCTAAACATTTACTAAGTTATTTAATATCCGGCTTTTACTTCATTTTCTTCATATTTAGACGGACACTTTAGAAGAATCTTATCCGCCACAAATATATCGCCTCTTGCACTACCTACAATTACAACCTGTTCAGACCTTTCTATATCTTGAGGTTTAGGTTGGCCATATTGCACAATAGTTTCCCTATTCTTATTGTCTACAAGTACAAACTCAAAGAAGTTCGGATCCATTTCAGGCCTATATTTCATGCCTTGAATGTTGCCTTCACTATCTTTCTTAAGCTGCCCAACCACGTGCACCTTGGCACTACTGCCACTTTCAGCCAAAGCAAAAGCTTCGCCGAAATCTACATATTGGCTAGTGTTTCCAGAGGTAGAAACTATTATAGAAATAGCTATACCAATAATTACAACGGCAAGAATATGAGACTTTTTCATACGTATTCGGGGTTATCGACGTTCTTTTCAACCTTGCTGATCCTTCTGTCCAGAATGAACAGATAAAGCGCTATTCCTAGAAAGATCAACAGCATTACAGCAACTACTACAAATATCTTACCATCTTCTCTAAAAGTGTCAGCCATTTCTACATGTGAAGACGATTGACCAGGAGCGCCTGCCCCAGGATGCTGCCCAAATGCCGTAAAGCTGAGCATAAACATCATTATTATGTACAATAACTTTTTCATGATTATTCTATACCGCGTAGTTTATATTCAATATTTTTTAAACGTATTCTTAATGTAGAGACCCATACTCCTAAAA is from Cytophagaceae bacterium ABcell3 and encodes:
- the rodA gene encoding rod shape-determining protein RodA — encoded protein: MRDNLSKNIDWLTIALYATFVTFGWFNIFAAVYDHDAQMSIFDFSINSGKQLMWIGIATLLIFAIFIIDYKFYSSFAFFIYGAVIVVLVLTCLFAPDIKGSRSWLVLGPIRLQPAEFAKLGTALAISSYLGQVNMKLSKFKTQRMVAFLILLPSILILLQNETGTVLVFSAFVLVLYREGLSPVLLVAGIGCVVLFVVALVVEENLYIVFALLAMTSIFIISQLYKLRKRTLKRLVINRILIAAGLAVVSIGVVYGTDFFVNDVLQPHQQARIKALLDPESDPQGFGWNVIQSKTAIGSGGFAGKGFLQGTQTKFDFVPEQSTDFIFCTIGEEHGWIGSSLLIALYVVFLCRLVFLAERQKDKFSRIFGYSVASIIFFHFMVNIGMTIGVFPIIGIPLPFFSYGGSSLLSFTMLLFIFLKLDSHRKQVLSH
- the mrdA gene encoding penicillin-binding protein 2 — translated: MFENRKIVVQGIFVLVGLVYIIKLLSLQMFDDNYKMKAQKNIKRRIVEYPYRGLIYDRNGKELVYNNPVFDLMVVPREVKDLDTTAFCRLFKLTKEEFEVKMKDAVTPPKGSWSKPWPFIKQLSIKDFAKVQDYLVDFKGFYTQARTVRSYPHQSLANALGYIREIDKAQLDRQEDNYYSSGDYIGKSGLELHYEKHLRGRRGVRHVMVNVKGVEKGPFKGGMYDTLSVPGENLTASIDLELQKYGEKLMRNKRGSVVAIEPSTGEILSFVSAPSYDPNALTGRNFGENYLRLERDTLKPLFNRPLMAMYPPGSIFKIPQALIAMQMGVLNENTKYPCNKALVKCHPHDSPVDVMGSIQHSCNPYYYLVFKNILNQDLDPNKYKDTEIGFDKWREHITRFGFGNRLGIDIPSEKPGNIPSNSYYDRIYGDLRWKFTTIYSLGIGQGEIGAVPLQMANLAAIIANKGHYYTPHFIKAIGEEGKPLAEYRKKHDTGVDPKHFDVVIDGMEKVVTSGTAMRSRIKGIPMCGKTGTAQNPHGEDHSVFIAFAPKDDPKIAIAVFVENAGFGGTWAAPIASLMIEKYISDTITRPHLEKYILDKKFYEDQILDIN
- a CDS encoding Rod shape-determining protein MreD; this translates as MKSQNTLKYFLYFLLFAGLQVVLFLNVSLFNVAFCFVYIGFILLLPIETSKVVQMLSAFAIGLVVDIFYDTLGIHAAASVLIAYIRAHVINLLTPRGGYDTGIEISVQSLGFQWFITYAGILVFTHHFALFFLEVLSISNFGRILLKTFASSIFTVFVITLLQYLFKSPKRI
- the mreC gene encoding rod shape-determining protein MreC encodes the protein MHSLFQFFYRHRSFLFFLALETFCLWLIVKHNGYQGASFFNTSNYYAGQVLSARNNVAGYFKLTDVNRNMAYENAQLRELLIRYQQSEQNTSLDTVDFLRENQFSFIPAKVINNSVARANNFITLNKGAKDGIKPDMGVIAAGGVVGRVKAVSNNFSTVVSLLNSGMKVASKIKGKNIDCTVEWDGADPAVANLLYVVRHHKISVGDTIVTSEYNAIYPAGVMIGTIEDFKLDQGRSDYDIRVRLSVDFTKLSYVYAIDNSLRQERDSLELISRPKEGK
- a CDS encoding rod shape-determining protein; this encodes MGLFDFFTSDIAIDLGTANTLIIHKDKIVVDEPSIIALDKVSGKVLAIGREAMQMHEKTHENIKTIRPLKDGVIADFHAAEHMIRGMIKMIDSNKKLVGATSHRMVICIPSGITEVEKRAVRDSAEHAGAKEVYMIHEPIAAAIGLGIDIEQPMGSMIVDIGGGTTEIAVIALSGIVCEQSIRVAGDVFNKDILDYMRRQHNLLIGERSAERVKIEVGSALTELDTPPEDYEIRGRDLMTGIPKVIKVSYSEIAFALDKSISKIEEAVLKALEISPPELSADIYDNGIHLTGGGALLRGLDKRLALKTKLPIHVAEDPLRAVVRGTGIAIKDINSYKAVLMS